In [Leptolyngbya] sp. PCC 7376, a genomic segment contains:
- a CDS encoding valine--tRNA ligase, with the protein MTNETPNLPSQYDPHNTESKWQQTWLEQQVFQADPSKDGDSFCIVIPPPNVTGKLHMGHAFNTSLIDTVVRYHRMKGENVLCLPGTDHASIAVQTIVEKQLKAEGKTRYGLGREKFLERAWAWREESGGTIVNQLKRMGLSADWSRESFTLDENLSEAVKKAFITLYEEGLIYRGNYLVNWCPASQSAVSDLEVESKEVDGHLWHFRYPLTDGSGFVEVATTRPETMLGDTGVAVNPNDERYQHLIGKTLTLPIVGREIPIFADELVDLEFGTGCVKVTPAHDPNDFEMGKRHDLPFINIMNRDGTLNENAGMFAGQDRFEARKNLVAKLKEDGVLIKTEDYRHAVPHSDRGKVPVEPLLSTQWFVKIDPLSKKTLTFLDEDNQPNYVPERWRKVYRDWLVKLNDWCISRQLWWGHQIPAWYVVSETNDEIQDGTPFVVAHDEAEAKQKAIAEYGEDCQLEQDPDVLDTWFSSGLWPFSTLGWPDENAADYQKYFPNSVLVTGFDIIFFWVARMTMMSSHFTGKIPFKDVYIHGLVRDENGKKMSKSSNNGIDPLLMCDRYGTDALRYTLIREVAGAGQDISLQYDRKTDESQSVEASRNFANKIWNASRFVMMNLEGQTPEALGRPAEADLELSDLWILSRLHQVIAETRRNLENYALGESAKSLYEFIWGDFCDWYIELAKPRLYAKEEKDAPSRKVAQQILAWVLENILKLLHPFMPHITEEIWQTLTQTESKTFLATQLFPAENGNLVDESLETKFSLLIEAIRVIRNLRAEAGIKPSATVNVILQSESETELTTLEQGEAYIYKSAKVDELTLTKTVNSDLKQAIAGVVGTIQVLIPLEGLVDVPALCAKLEKNLSKVEKEISSLNGRLNNPGFVNKAPEAVIQGAKDALAEAEAQQTILRERLQRLQ; encoded by the coding sequence ATGACGAACGAAACACCCAATCTCCCCAGTCAGTATGATCCCCACAATACGGAAAGTAAGTGGCAACAGACTTGGCTTGAGCAGCAAGTGTTTCAGGCAGATCCGAGCAAAGATGGCGATTCATTTTGTATCGTGATTCCGCCGCCAAACGTCACTGGCAAACTCCACATGGGCCATGCTTTTAATACTTCCCTCATTGATACAGTGGTGCGTTACCACCGGATGAAAGGAGAGAATGTTCTTTGCCTACCAGGAACCGACCACGCGAGTATCGCCGTTCAAACGATTGTGGAGAAACAGCTTAAAGCAGAAGGAAAAACTCGTTATGGTTTGGGTCGTGAGAAATTCTTAGAACGGGCTTGGGCATGGCGGGAAGAATCTGGTGGCACCATCGTCAATCAACTGAAACGCATGGGTTTGTCCGCAGATTGGTCACGAGAAAGTTTTACCCTCGACGAGAATTTATCCGAAGCCGTCAAAAAAGCCTTTATTACCCTCTACGAAGAAGGCTTAATTTATCGCGGTAATTATTTGGTTAACTGGTGTCCTGCTTCCCAATCTGCCGTTTCTGATCTTGAAGTAGAAAGCAAAGAAGTTGACGGTCATCTCTGGCATTTCCGTTATCCTTTGACCGATGGCAGTGGTTTTGTAGAAGTTGCAACAACTCGTCCTGAAACAATGTTGGGTGATACAGGTGTTGCGGTAAATCCTAATGATGAACGCTATCAACACCTCATTGGTAAAACCTTAACTTTGCCGATTGTTGGTCGTGAAATTCCAATTTTTGCGGATGAACTAGTAGATCTTGAGTTTGGAACAGGTTGTGTCAAAGTTACGCCTGCTCATGACCCCAACGATTTTGAAATGGGTAAGCGCCACGATTTGCCATTCATCAACATCATGAATCGCGATGGCACCCTAAACGAAAATGCAGGGATGTTTGCTGGTCAAGATCGTTTTGAAGCCCGCAAGAATTTAGTCGCAAAGCTAAAGGAAGATGGTGTGCTCATCAAAACTGAGGATTATCGTCATGCAGTTCCCCATAGTGATCGCGGTAAAGTCCCTGTGGAGCCTCTACTTTCGACTCAATGGTTTGTCAAAATCGACCCACTTTCCAAAAAGACTTTGACATTTCTCGATGAAGATAATCAGCCAAATTATGTTCCAGAGCGCTGGCGAAAAGTTTATCGGGATTGGCTCGTTAAGTTAAATGATTGGTGTATTTCCCGTCAGTTGTGGTGGGGACATCAAATTCCAGCTTGGTACGTCGTTAGTGAAACCAATGACGAAATTCAAGACGGTACACCTTTTGTTGTGGCCCATGATGAGGCTGAAGCAAAGCAAAAGGCGATCGCCGAATATGGTGAAGATTGTCAGCTAGAACAGGACCCCGATGTACTTGATACATGGTTCTCCTCTGGACTCTGGCCGTTTTCAACTTTAGGTTGGCCGGATGAAAATGCAGCTGATTACCAAAAATATTTTCCGAACAGTGTGTTGGTTACAGGCTTTGACATTATTTTCTTCTGGGTCGCTCGCATGACCATGATGTCCAGCCATTTCACTGGCAAAATTCCATTTAAAGACGTTTATATTCACGGTTTGGTTCGTGACGAAAATGGCAAGAAAATGTCGAAGTCGTCTAATAATGGTATTGACCCACTGTTGATGTGCGATCGCTATGGCACTGATGCGCTGCGTTATACCTTGATCCGTGAAGTTGCTGGTGCTGGCCAAGATATTAGCCTTCAGTACGACCGCAAAACTGACGAATCTCAATCTGTTGAAGCTTCTCGAAACTTTGCGAATAAGATTTGGAATGCTTCCCGCTTCGTGATGATGAACCTTGAAGGTCAAACCCCCGAGGCTTTGGGTCGCCCCGCTGAAGCTGATCTGGAATTGAGTGATCTCTGGATTTTATCCCGGCTGCATCAGGTTATCGCTGAAACTCGTCGTAACCTTGAAAATTATGCCCTCGGCGAATCCGCAAAATCTCTTTATGAATTTATTTGGGGTGATTTTTGCGATTGGTATATCGAACTAGCTAAGCCGCGTTTGTATGCCAAAGAAGAAAAAGATGCTCCTTCTCGTAAGGTCGCTCAGCAAATTCTCGCATGGGTATTAGAAAATATTCTCAAGCTGCTTCATCCTTTTATGCCCCACATTACCGAGGAAATTTGGCAGACTTTAACTCAAACTGAAAGCAAGACGTTTTTGGCAACTCAGCTTTTCCCCGCCGAGAATGGAAATTTAGTTGATGAATCTTTAGAAACTAAATTCAGCTTGTTGATTGAAGCAATTCGCGTGATTAGAAATCTCCGGGCAGAAGCTGGTATCAAACCCAGTGCAACCGTCAATGTGATTTTGCAAAGCGAGTCTGAGACTGAGCTGACGACTCTAGAACAGGGCGAAGCCTACATCTATAAATCAGCAAAAGTTGATGAGCTTACCCTAACTAAAACTGTTAATTCTGATCTAAAGCAGGCGATCGCTGGTGTTGTGGGAACAATACAAGTGTTAATTCCTTTAGAAGGTTTAGTAGATGTTCCGGCTCTTTGTGCAAAACTAGAGAAGAATTTAAGTAAAGTAGAGAAAGAAATTTCTTCTTTAAACGGTCGCTTGAATAATCCTGGGTTTGTTAATAAAGCTCCCGAAGCCGTTATTCAAGGCGCGAAAGATGCCCTAGCTGAAGCTGAAGCCCAACAAACTATTCTACGGGAACGGCTACAACGCTTACAGTAA
- a CDS encoding transposase family protein — protein MPTYEQLQHLSPEQFRRACGVKLQTFNRLVEVLAEAKAKQKPGRPSVLSLENQLLLTLEYPREYRTYFPIAQSWGIHESTVCRMVQKTENTLIKETDCH, from the coding sequence ATGCCAACTTACGAACAGCTCCAACATTTATCTCCAGAACAATTCAGGAGAGCCTGTGGAGTTAAACTTCAGACTTTCAATCGTCTGGTAGAGGTCCTAGCAGAAGCTAAAGCAAAGCAAAAACCCGGTCGTCCCAGTGTTTTATCCCTGGAAAATCAGTTACTCCTCACCTTGGAATATCCGAGGGAATATCGCACTTATTTTCCTATCGCTCAATCATGGGGCATTCATGAATCAACAGTTTGTCGCATGGTGCAAAAAACAGAGAACACACTCATCAAAGAAACCGATTGCCACTGA
- the rplJ gene encoding 50S ribosomal protein L10, with protein MGKSLAEKQVLVTEIKELVKDAHLIFVIDYKGLTVAEITDLRNRLRPVGASCKIAKNTLMHKAVEGDENWQPMQSFLKDTTAFLIAGEDVASAVKAYKEFRKATKKTELRGGVMEGQALDSAQIEALGDLPTKDQLYGQIAGALNAVTAKIAIGINEVPGSLARALQAVSEKEAA; from the coding sequence ATGGGAAAATCGCTAGCAGAAAAGCAAGTTCTGGTTACAGAAATTAAAGAGCTAGTGAAAGATGCACATTTGATCTTTGTGATTGACTACAAAGGTTTGACCGTTGCTGAAATCACAGATCTTCGTAACCGTCTTCGCCCTGTCGGTGCGTCGTGCAAAATTGCTAAAAACACTTTGATGCACAAAGCTGTTGAAGGCGATGAGAACTGGCAGCCTATGCAGTCTTTTCTCAAGGACACAACTGCATTTTTGATTGCAGGTGAAGATGTCGCTTCCGCTGTTAAAGCCTATAAAGAATTCCGCAAAGCAACGAAGAAAACTGAACTTCGTGGCGGCGTAATGGAAGGTCAGGCTTTAGATAGTGCTCAGATTGAAGCGCTTGGTGATCTACCAACAAAGGATCAACTTTACGGTCAGATTGCTGGTGCACTCAACGCTGTTACTGCCAAGATTGCTATCGGAATCAACGAGGTTCCTGGTTCTTTGGCAAGAGCATTGCAAGCTGTTTCCGAAAAAGAAGCGGCGTAA
- a CDS encoding transposase family protein, protein MPTYEQLQHLSPEQFRRACGVKLQTFNRLVEVLAEAKAKQKPGRPSVLSLENQLLLILEYLREYRTYFPIAQSWGIHESTVCRMVQKTENTLIKETDCHLPGMKRLHGSEEL, encoded by the coding sequence ATGCCAACTTACGAACAGCTCCAACATTTATCTCCAGAACAATTCAGGAGAGCCTGTGGAGTTAAACTTCAGACCTTCAATCGTCTGGTAGAGGTCCTAGCAGAAGCTAAAGCAAAGCAAAAACCCGGTCGTCCCAGTGTTTTATCCCTGGAAAATCAGTTACTCCTCATCTTGGAATATCTGAGGGAATATCGCACTTATTTTCCTATCGCTCAATCATGGGGCATTCATGAATCAACAGTTTGTCGCATGGTGCAAAAAACAGAGAATACACTCATCAAAGAAACCGATTGCCACTTACCCGGCATGAAACGGCTCCATGGTTCAGAAGAGTTATAG
- a CDS encoding acyl carrier protein: MNQEIFDKIKGIIVEQLDVDEAAVTAEANFITDLEADSLDTVELIMAFEEEFDIDIPDDIAEKITTVGEAVTIIDSKKAS; this comes from the coding sequence ATGAACCAAGAAATTTTTGACAAAATCAAAGGTATTATCGTCGAGCAATTAGATGTCGATGAAGCCGCAGTAACCGCTGAGGCTAACTTTATTACCGATTTGGAAGCAGACTCCCTTGACACAGTAGAACTCATTATGGCGTTCGAAGAAGAGTTTGATATTGACATTCCCGATGATATTGCTGAGAAAATCACGACTGTCGGTGAAGCAGTGACAATTATTGACTCTAAAAAAGCTAGCTAA
- the fabF gene encoding beta-ketoacyl-ACP synthase II has protein sequence MANSSLHRVVITGLGAITPIGNTLEEYWDGLMAGRNGIDLITAFDASEHACRIGGEVKGFDPFEFISKKEAKRMDRFSQFAVAASKQALTDAGLVIDESNAPDVGVMIGTGVGGLKVLEDQQTIYLNKGPSRCSPFMIPMMIGNMAAGLTAIHTGAQGPNSCTVTACAAGSNAVGEAFRLVQRGYAKAMISGGTEAAITPLSYAGFASARALSRRNDDPKHACRPFDKDRDGFVMGEGAGILILEELDHALARGAKIYGEIVGYGMTCDAYHMTAPTPEGSGATRAIELALKDADLAPNEVSYVNAHGTSTPANDITETKAIKKALGDQAYKILVSSTKSMTGHLLGGSGGIEAVATAMAIANDRVPPTINLENPQEGCDLDYVANESREHKVEVALSNSFGFGGHNVTLAFKKYKP, from the coding sequence ATGGCAAACTCATCTCTGCATCGCGTTGTGATCACCGGTTTGGGTGCGATTACACCCATCGGCAATACCCTTGAGGAATATTGGGACGGTCTAATGGCTGGTCGCAACGGTATTGATCTGATTACAGCTTTTGACGCATCTGAGCATGCCTGTCGCATCGGCGGAGAGGTTAAAGGCTTCGATCCCTTCGAATTTATTTCCAAGAAAGAAGCCAAGCGGATGGACCGCTTTTCTCAATTTGCTGTGGCAGCTAGCAAACAGGCATTGACTGATGCTGGCCTCGTTATTGATGAAAGTAATGCGCCTGATGTTGGTGTGATGATTGGCACAGGCGTTGGTGGCCTGAAAGTATTAGAAGATCAACAAACTATTTATCTCAATAAAGGGCCAAGTCGTTGTAGCCCCTTTATGATTCCGATGATGATCGGTAATATGGCCGCTGGTTTGACTGCAATTCATACAGGTGCTCAAGGTCCTAACAGTTGTACCGTCACCGCTTGTGCCGCTGGCTCCAATGCCGTCGGTGAAGCTTTTCGTCTAGTACAGCGTGGCTATGCCAAAGCTATGATTTCTGGTGGTACAGAAGCTGCTATTACACCTTTGAGTTATGCGGGTTTTGCCTCTGCTCGTGCCTTGTCTCGTCGTAATGACGACCCTAAGCATGCCTGCCGACCTTTTGACAAAGATCGTGATGGGTTTGTGATGGGTGAAGGTGCCGGAATCTTAATTCTGGAAGAACTTGACCATGCCCTTGCCCGTGGCGCAAAAATTTATGGCGAGATTGTTGGTTATGGTATGACTTGCGATGCTTACCATATGACTGCTCCAACTCCTGAAGGTTCAGGGGCAACTCGCGCGATTGAATTGGCGCTTAAAGATGCTGACCTTGCACCGAATGAAGTGAGCTATGTCAATGCCCACGGTACAAGCACACCCGCTAATGACATTACTGAAACTAAGGCAATTAAAAAGGCTTTAGGCGATCAGGCTTATAAGATTCTTGTTAGTTCAACCAAATCGATGACAGGTCACTTGCTTGGTGGTTCCGGTGGTATTGAAGCTGTTGCTACTGCAATGGCGATCGCCAATGACCGTGTCCCCCCCACGATTAACCTCGAAAATCCGCAGGAAGGTTGTGACTTAGACTATGTTGCAAACGAAAGCCGTGAGCACAAAGTTGAGGTTGCCCTATCAAATTCCTTTGGCTTTGGTGGTCATAACGTGACATTGGCCTTTAAAAAATATAAGCCATAG
- the tkt gene encoding transketolase, which produces MTVATQSIDQLCINAIRFLAIDGVEKAKSGHPGLPMGAAPMAYTLWDKFMRFNPKNPNWVNRDRFVLSAGHGSMLQYALMYLAGFDSVSLDDLKEFRQWKSKTPGHPENFVTPGVEVTTGPLGQGIANGVGLALAEAHLAARFNKPDATLFDHYTYVIMGDGCNMEGISGEAASIAGHWGLGKLIALYDDNHISIDGSTDVAFTEDVSARFEAYGWHVLHVEDGNTDTDAIAKAIEEAKAVTDKPTMIKVTTIIGYGSPNKGNTAGVHGAALGESEIELTRKELDWNYGPFEVPEDALSHFRKAVDRGASAEAEWNQTMATYKTKYADKAAELERLLSGELPANWADCLPTATPDVAGLATRKHSQATLNAIAPVLDELVGGSADLTHSNLTEIKVSGDFQKGAYENRNVHFGVREHAMGAICNAIALHGTNLIPYGATFLIFSDYMRNSIRLSALSETRVIWVMTHDSIALGEDGPTHQPIEQVASLRAIPNLYVYRPADVNETSGAYKVAVESKKTPTLLALTRQNLPNLEGSSIEKAEKGGYILSDSEGTPDIILIGTGSEVQLCVETATALRSEGKNVRVVSMPCVDRFEEQDAAYQESVLPASVSKRVAVEAGCTMSWYKYVGFEGAVVGVDTFGASAPGGIIMKEYGFTVENVLATAKKVLG; this is translated from the coding sequence ATGACAGTTGCTACCCAATCTATCGACCAACTTTGTATTAACGCAATTCGTTTTCTAGCGATTGATGGCGTCGAAAAGGCAAAGTCCGGTCACCCCGGCTTACCGATGGGCGCTGCTCCCATGGCTTATACGCTTTGGGACAAGTTCATGCGTTTTAACCCAAAAAATCCCAATTGGGTTAACCGTGATCGCTTTGTACTGTCTGCTGGTCATGGTTCCATGCTTCAGTACGCTTTGATGTACTTGGCTGGTTTTGACAGTGTTTCTCTTGATGACCTTAAAGAATTCCGTCAGTGGAAGTCTAAGACGCCTGGTCACCCTGAGAACTTTGTGACTCCTGGTGTTGAAGTTACCACTGGCCCTCTAGGCCAAGGTATCGCTAATGGCGTCGGTCTTGCCCTTGCTGAGGCACATTTGGCTGCTCGTTTTAACAAGCCCGATGCAACACTATTCGACCATTACACCTATGTGATCATGGGTGACGGTTGCAACATGGAAGGTATTTCTGGTGAAGCAGCTTCTATTGCTGGTCACTGGGGTTTGGGTAAACTCATCGCACTTTATGATGACAACCACATTTCCATTGATGGTTCTACTGATGTTGCTTTCACTGAAGATGTAAGTGCTCGTTTTGAAGCTTATGGTTGGCACGTTCTTCATGTAGAAGATGGCAACACTGACACTGATGCGATCGCCAAAGCGATTGAGGAAGCAAAGGCTGTCACTGACAAGCCCACAATGATTAAAGTCACCACCATTATTGGTTATGGCTCTCCTAACAAAGGCAATACTGCTGGCGTTCATGGTGCGGCACTTGGTGAATCTGAAATTGAATTGACTCGAAAGGAACTCGACTGGAACTATGGTCCTTTTGAAGTTCCCGAAGATGCTCTAAGCCATTTCCGTAAGGCTGTTGATCGCGGTGCAAGTGCTGAAGCTGAATGGAACCAAACCATGGCGACCTACAAGACTAAGTATGCTGACAAAGCTGCTGAGCTTGAGCGTCTCCTCTCCGGTGAACTTCCCGCTAACTGGGCTGATTGTCTCCCCACTGCAACTCCTGATGTTGCTGGTCTTGCGACTCGTAAGCACTCCCAAGCAACTCTTAATGCGATCGCCCCTGTATTGGATGAGTTAGTTGGTGGTTCCGCTGACTTGACTCACTCCAACTTGACTGAAATTAAAGTTTCTGGCGATTTCCAAAAAGGCGCTTACGAAAACCGTAACGTTCACTTCGGTGTACGGGAACATGCAATGGGTGCGATTTGTAATGCGATCGCCCTCCACGGCACTAACCTCATTCCTTACGGTGCAACATTCCTTATCTTCAGTGACTACATGCGGAACTCCATCCGTTTGTCTGCACTCTCTGAGACTCGCGTTATCTGGGTTATGACCCACGATTCCATTGCTCTCGGTGAAGATGGTCCTACACACCAGCCTATTGAGCAGGTTGCATCTCTTCGTGCAATTCCTAACCTCTATGTGTATCGTCCCGCTGATGTAAACGAGACATCCGGTGCATACAAGGTTGCTGTGGAAAGTAAGAAGACTCCTACTCTACTTGCTCTTACTCGCCAAAACCTACCTAACCTCGAAGGCAGCTCTATTGAGAAAGCTGAGAAGGGGGGTTACATTCTTTCTGATAGTGAAGGCACTCCTGACATCATTCTCATCGGTACTGGTAGCGAAGTTCAACTCTGTGTTGAGACTGCTACTGCCCTCCGTTCCGAAGGCAAGAATGTCCGTGTTGTGTCCATGCCTTGTGTAGATCGCTTTGAAGAGCAAGATGCAGCTTACCAAGAGTCTGTACTTCCTGCTTCCGTTTCCAAGCGTGTTGCTGTAGAAGCTGGTTGCACCATGAGCTGGTACAAGTACGTTGGCTTTGAAGGTGCTGTTGTTGGTGTTGACACGTTCGGTGCTTCTGCTCCCGGCGGCATCATCATGAAGGAATACGGTTTCACTGTTGAAAATGTTCTCGCAACTGCAAAGAAAGTTCTTGGCTAA
- the gatA gene encoding Asp-tRNA(Asn)/Glu-tRNA(Gln) amidotransferase subunit GatA → MSAIRALHQQLMSKERSAVEILTETFERIKAVEPDVKAFLTLTEEQAIAQAKAVDAKIAAGEEIGLLEGIPIAIKDNLCTKGIQTTCGSRILEGFIPAYESTVTQKLREAGAIMVGKTNLDEFAMGSSTENSGYQVTGNPWDTTRVPGGSSGGSAAAVAADEAPISLGSDTGGSIRQPASLCGVVGMKPTYGLVSRFGLVAYASSLDQIGPFAKTVEDAAILLEAIAGYDSKDSTSLKVEIPEYSKLLKPSLSSKPKLKIGVIQETFGEGLSDEVETTVRQAIDQLQELGAEIEVVSCPRFRDGLAAYYIIAPSEASANLARYDAVKYGARDPEANNLMDMYTQTRASRFGAEVKRRIMLGTYTLSAGYYDAYYLKAQKVRTLIKEDFDAAFAKVDLLICPTSPTTAFKAGEKTDDPLSMYLSDLMTIPVNLAGLPAMSIPCGFDKQGLPIGMQLIGNVLKEDLLFQVAHAYEQSTEWHKKGATL, encoded by the coding sequence ATGTCAGCCATCCGCGCACTACATCAACAATTAATGTCCAAGGAGCGTTCTGCTGTCGAAATTTTGACAGAAACTTTTGAGCGTATTAAAGCGGTAGAGCCGGATGTAAAAGCTTTTTTGACCCTCACTGAGGAGCAGGCGATCGCCCAAGCCAAAGCAGTCGATGCCAAGATCGCAGCAGGTGAAGAGATTGGGTTATTAGAAGGCATTCCCATCGCCATTAAAGACAATCTCTGTACCAAAGGTATTCAGACTACTTGTGGATCGCGTATTTTAGAAGGATTTATTCCAGCTTATGAATCCACTGTCACCCAGAAATTACGTGAAGCAGGCGCGATCATGGTGGGGAAAACAAACCTCGATGAGTTTGCAATGGGAAGTTCCACCGAAAATTCTGGTTATCAGGTGACGGGTAATCCTTGGGACACAACCCGTGTACCGGGGGGCTCATCAGGTGGTTCAGCAGCAGCAGTGGCGGCGGATGAAGCGCCAATTTCCTTAGGCTCTGACACAGGTGGTTCAATTCGCCAGCCAGCTTCTCTTTGTGGTGTTGTCGGGATGAAACCCACTTATGGACTGGTCTCCAGATTTGGGTTAGTAGCCTATGCTTCCTCCCTTGATCAGATTGGCCCATTCGCGAAAACAGTTGAAGATGCCGCAATTTTATTAGAGGCGATCGCCGGATATGACTCGAAGGATTCCACTAGCCTCAAAGTTGAGATTCCTGAGTACAGCAAACTCTTAAAACCCAGCCTAAGCTCCAAGCCCAAACTCAAAATTGGTGTTATCCAGGAAACCTTTGGTGAAGGATTAAGTGACGAAGTTGAAACAACCGTTAGACAAGCTATTGATCAACTTCAAGAACTAGGTGCAGAAATTGAAGTCGTTTCTTGTCCTCGTTTCCGTGATGGCTTAGCGGCTTACTACATCATTGCGCCTTCGGAAGCATCTGCGAATTTAGCGCGATACGACGCAGTGAAATACGGGGCTCGTGATCCTGAGGCAAATAACCTTATGGACATGTACACTCAGACGAGAGCAAGCCGTTTTGGAGCCGAGGTCAAACGCCGAATCATGTTAGGAACATACACCCTATCAGCTGGCTACTATGATGCGTATTACCTCAAAGCCCAGAAAGTCCGCACTCTGATCAAAGAAGATTTTGATGCAGCTTTCGCAAAAGTCGATCTACTCATCTGTCCGACCTCACCGACAACCGCATTTAAAGCTGGTGAAAAAACAGATGATCCTCTCAGCATGTACCTCTCCGACTTGATGACAATTCCGGTAAATTTAGCAGGCCTGCCCGCTATGAGTATCCCTTGTGGCTTTGACAAACAAGGATTACCCATTGGCATGCAATTAATCGGTAATGTCTTAAAAGAAGATTTACTCTTCCAAGTTGCCCATGCCTACGAACAATCCACTGAGTGGCACAAAAAGGGCGCAACTCTCTAA
- the rplA gene encoding 50S ribosomal protein L1, with protein sequence MAKLSRRFREAQDKVQDRVYEPLEALQLLKETATAKFDETAEAHIRLGIDPKYTDQQIRTTVGFPKGTGQSVRVAVITSGEQVKVAQESGADLVGSEELIEDIQKGMMDFEVLIATPDMMPKVARLGRQLGPRGLMPSPKGGTVTTDVAAAITEFKAGKQEFRADRAGIVHVLFGKSSFSAEDLLVNLKTLQETIDRNRPSGAKGRYWRSVYVSASMGPSIEVDINSLRDLVLEE encoded by the coding sequence ATGGCAAAACTGTCTCGACGTTTTCGTGAGGCTCAAGATAAGGTTCAAGATCGAGTATATGAACCCCTTGAAGCGCTTCAATTATTGAAGGAAACTGCTACAGCAAAGTTTGATGAAACTGCTGAAGCTCACATCCGCTTAGGCATTGATCCTAAGTACACAGACCAACAAATCCGAACAACTGTTGGTTTCCCTAAAGGTACAGGTCAATCTGTTCGTGTTGCTGTAATTACCAGTGGTGAACAGGTCAAGGTCGCTCAGGAGTCTGGTGCTGATTTGGTTGGTTCTGAAGAACTGATCGAAGATATCCAGAAAGGTATGATGGACTTTGAGGTTCTAATTGCGACGCCTGACATGATGCCGAAAGTGGCTCGCCTTGGTCGTCAGCTTGGTCCCCGTGGTTTGATGCCTTCTCCTAAAGGCGGCACGGTAACCACTGATGTGGCTGCTGCGATCACTGAATTCAAAGCTGGTAAGCAAGAGTTTCGTGCAGATCGAGCTGGTATCGTTCATGTTCTATTTGGAAAATCTTCTTTCTCTGCGGAAGATCTTCTGGTAAACTTGAAAACTCTTCAGGAAACGATTGATCGTAATCGTCCTTCTGGTGCAAAGGGTCGCTACTGGCGCAGTGTTTATGTTTCTGCTTCGATGGGTCCTTCCATTGAAGTTGATATCAATTCACTCCGTGACCTTGTACTTGAAGAGTAG
- the rplL gene encoding 50S ribosomal protein L7/L12, whose product MSAVTDEILDKLKSLTLLEAADLVKQIEDTFGVSAAAPVGGMVMAAPGAGAAAEPEEEKTEFDVILEEVPAAKKIAVLKVVRGVTGLGLKEAKGLVEAAPKAIKEATGKEDAEEIKAKLEEAGAKASVK is encoded by the coding sequence ATGTCTGCAGTTACTGATGAAATTTTGGATAAGTTGAAGTCTTTAACTCTTTTAGAGGCTGCTGATCTTGTTAAGCAAATCGAAGACACTTTTGGTGTTAGTGCTGCTGCGCCTGTTGGTGGCATGGTAATGGCTGCTCCTGGTGCCGGTGCTGCTGCTGAACCTGAAGAAGAGAAGACTGAATTTGATGTCATTCTTGAAGAAGTTCCTGCTGCTAAGAAGATTGCAGTTCTTAAGGTTGTCCGTGGTGTTACAGGTCTTGGTCTTAAGGAAGCTAAGGGTCTTGTTGAGGCTGCTCCTAAGGCAATCAAGGAAGCAACTGGCAAGGAAGATGCTGAAGAAATCAAGGCTAAGCTTGAAGAAGCTGGTGCTAAGGCTAGCGTTAAGTAA
- the rplK gene encoding 50S ribosomal protein L11, translating to MAKKVVTLIKLALPAGKANPAPPVGPALGQHGVNIMAFCKEYNAKTSDKAGMVIPVEISVYEDRSFTFILKTPPASVLIRKAAGVEKGSGQPNKDKVGSITRAQLKEIAEIKMPDLNANDIEAAMNIVEGTARNMGVTLAD from the coding sequence ATGGCAAAAAAAGTAGTTACATTAATTAAGTTGGCTTTGCCCGCTGGTAAGGCTAACCCTGCACCTCCTGTTGGTCCTGCATTGGGTCAACATGGTGTCAACATCATGGCATTCTGTAAGGAATACAATGCTAAGACCTCTGACAAGGCTGGCATGGTTATTCCGGTAGAGATTTCGGTTTATGAAGACCGTAGTTTCACTTTTATTCTTAAGACCCCACCCGCTTCTGTCTTAATTCGTAAGGCTGCTGGTGTTGAGAAGGGTTCTGGTCAGCCTAATAAAGATAAGGTTGGTAGCATTACTCGTGCTCAACTTAAGGAAATTGCAGAAATTAAGATGCCTGACCTTAATGCTAATGACATTGAGGCCGCTATGAATATCGTTGAAGGTACTGCTCGTAATATGGGCGTCACTTTAGCTGACTAA